The Meriones unguiculatus strain TT.TT164.6M chromosome 6, Bangor_MerUng_6.1, whole genome shotgun sequence genomic interval TTCCCTTGATAAATCTCTTgtatttggaatttttatttcaaataattaattagatcctgactgcagtttttcattcctcttcttctcccagcccTTCCCCCACACCCCTATCCACTcctattcttttcttcttcagaaaatGGGAGGCCTCCTGTGGATATCAAccgccttggcatatcaagtataGTAGGcacattttcttctgttgaggctagacaaggcagcccaaatAGGGGAAAGGgctccaaaggcaggcaacatagTCAGAGACATCCCTTACTCCTGCTGTTAAGAATCCTACAGGAAGACtaagctacacaactgttacgTACATGTAGTGGACCTAGATCAGTCCCATGCATGCtgcctggttggtggttcagtctctatgagcccccatgggactagtttagttgattctgtaggtttccttgtggtgtctttgagttcccacaatccttcctccccttcttcttgcaGGGTTCCCCAGGTTTCatccagtgtttggctgtgggtcttgcatctgtttccatcagttgctaggtgaagcctctttgatgacagttatactaggctcctgtccgcaagtataacagaatattattaatcATGACAGTGGTAGGCTCCCTCTTATGGAATGGGTCttaagctggaccagtcattgtgGGGTACTCCCTCAATTTCTACTCCATCTTTACCCCTTGTAAGTTggacaaattgtaggtcgaagattttgtggctgggttggtgtcccaatctcTCCATTGGATGTCTTGCCTGGTTTCGGGGGATGGCTGCTTCAGGCTCCGTgttccccattgctaggagtcttagctatgGTCACCCTCAGAGATTCTTGGGAGGTTCTATTGCCTTAGGTTTCTAGGTTGTCCCAGAGAGACCCCCTATTGCAGTTgactctcccagtactctctccatcctccccacACCTAATCCCTCCTGTCCCCATCCCTACCTCTGCCCTGACCCAGTCTCCTCCTACCATCCACCCACAAtgcctattctatttctccttctccgTGAGAGTCACACAACCCCatttgagccctccttgttacttagtttctttgggtctgtggattgaaTCATGGTTATCCTTTATATcacagctaatatccatttataagtgagaacataccGTGTTTATCATTCTGGGTTATCTTaccaggatggtcttttctagttccattcatttgcctgcaaatgtcattctgtcattcctcagtgtctgtagttatgtcccctcaccagcatgagctgtgccttgagtttttggtcttagccattctcaagggtgtaagatgaaatctcagagtcgttcttatttatatttccctgatggctaaggatgttgaactttAAGTGCTTcccagccattagagattcctctgtcaaGATTTCTTCGTTTAGATCCATACTCCatattttaattgtgttatttggtttgttgatgtttaatttcttgacttctttataaattttggatatcagccctttgtcagatgtgggGCTGACATTGTAAGCGCAGAGGATGTAACTCAGTTATCATATGGTTCCCTAAAACCATATGACTTTCCATAAAAACGTCTTTAGCTCTGAATAAAATGAGGTATAGTAAGATGTTTGGAgttcaagaaaaggaaaaaaaatggtatcaAAGCCAAGGGTGTGTGTAggctcatgcctataataccAGCAGTTGGGAAATGGAGAAAGGCAGACAAATACTTCAACGTTacccttggctacatagggaatTCCAGACCAACTACACTAcctgacactgtctcaaaaaaaaagtgtgtgtttaaTAATCTGTCTGCATCCATCCCTGTGTATGGTATTAAACATGTAGTTACTAATGACTAAGAAGGGAGGAATGCTAGATGAACTTTGCAGGACTCTTCTTGTCCTAGACATTACAGTTCTGATAACTCACAAAGTCATCACCCATACAGAAGATGTGTGCAAAATGCATGTACCATCTAGGAACATGACTACTGCATACATGTGAAATTTAATCTTTCATAGCTGGACTATGCCTTCCTTTTATCAGAATTGAGCAGGCTATGTTTAGAAGATGTTTAGAAGATCCTCAGTAATAATACAATGCCCACTCTTAAATCAAGACCCAGTTATGATTTAATAAAGAATTTCtccttcaaaggaaatcacaagTGAAAGCAATCACGAGGACCCAGTTCATCCCACCAAGGCTGGTAGGAACATGAAAGCACATGGGATTCTGTGTATTTGTACATTGGACAGGAAAgcatatttctaattgtctgaggagcTCCTAGAAGAGAACACTGAGGTGAAGGGAGCTGTGGGTGAGAGAGCACTCCCGTGGCATTTTGAGAGTGAATGCAGGACTACAGACAGCAGTCCTCATGCCAGATCCAAAGCAGCCAATGTTAAGGCATCATGCAGCAGTCTGGTCTCCTGAGATCCTAAAGGGAAATTAGGGTGCCAGGATATCCAAGTCCCTGTCAAATGAGAGGCCTTAGACATAGTACCCCACATTCTGATTTTATGGGAAGATCTGAGAGGGTCTTAGGGTATGGAGGGGGGTcatgggaaggagaagagagtcCTAATCCACTCTTACCAGACAAACAAAGCAATCAAAGAGATGTAAAGatacaccttcctctgcctcccttctctccacaggctTGGCTCTGAGGGAAGCTCAGTGGTTTCAAGAGGCAAAGAGTCTGAGTGAGAAGCTGCAAGGCGCCTACACCAAAGCCACTTTCTGCCACATGAATTTGCCAGAGTTGTGCTCCAGCCAAGGTACTGACCACTTGCTTGGCTGTTATGTGCCCATTGTTTCAAAGCACATCAGCAGGCCAGTGCAAGGGGCCCTAACAATCTCCGAGGTATTCGCCAATCTCAGCTtggtcatgtgtgtggagggggaagctggcagtgggaagacaaccttcctgaagaaaatagcttttctctGGGCATCAGGGTGCTGTCCCCTGTTGAACAGGTTCCAGCTAGTTTTCTACCTCTCCCTTAGTTCCACCAGACCAGACCAGGGTCTGGCCAGCATCATCTGTGCCCAACTTCtagaggcaggaggctgtgtTAATGAAGCATGCCTAAGCAGCAGCATCCAGCAGTTAAAACACCAGGTGCTGTTCCTGTTGGATGACTATAATGGGGTGGACTCACTCCCCCAAGCCCTAGAGACACTGATTACAAAAAACTACTTGTCACTAACCTGCTTATTGATTGCTGTCCATAAAAACATGGCCAGATCCATCCGTCCATACCTGGATACAATTCTAGAGATCAAAGAGTTTCCTTTCTATAATACTGTCTCTGTATTACGGAAGTTCTTTTCACATACTATAATCCGTGTACAAAGGTTTTTCAATTACTTTGGAAAGAATGAACATCTGAGAGGAATTAACAAAACTCCTCTCTTCATGGCAGCAGTCTGTACTGACTGGTTtcaaaatccttctgaccagCCCTTTCATGATGTGGCCATTTTCACGTCCTATATGAAGTATCTGTCCTTAAAGTACAAAGCTGCAGCTGAGGCCCTCAAGGCCACTGTGTCCTCATGTGGGCAGCTGGCCTTGAGGGGgcatttttcttcatgctttGAGTTCAACAATGATGACCTCACAGAGGCTGGAGTGGATGAAGATGAAGACCTGACCACCTGCTTGATGAGCAAATTCACCGCCCAGAGACTAAGACCAGTCTACTAGTTTTTAAGTCCT includes:
- the LOC132654866 gene encoding baculoviral IAP repeat-containing protein 1a-like, whose translation is MAVSHCEAENLAVVDSTRWDDDSAVPVWHRSPRGFLERAELPMVSAYCNDNVFANEEVRKDTFKDWPHESPVAIEALVKAGLFYTAKKDLVWCFFCGGCMEKWEEGDDPLADHTKFFPNCVFLQNLKSSAEVIPAPESHHALLEAMEITSESNHEDPVHPTKAGLALREAQWFQEAKSLSEKLQGAYTKATFCHMNLPELCSSQGTDHLLGCYVPIVSKHISRPVQGALTISEVFANLSLVMCVEGEAGSGKTTFLKKIAFLWASGCCPLLNRFQLVFYLSLSSTRPDQGLASIICAQLLEAGGCVNEACLSSSIQQLKHQVLFLLDDYNGVDSLPQALETLITKNYLSLTCLLIAVHKNMARSIRPYLDTILEIKEFPFYNTVSVLRKFFSHTIIRVQRFFNYFGKNEHLRGINKTPLFMAAVCTDWFQNPSDQPFHDVAIFTSYMKYLSLKYKAAAEALKATVSSCGQLALRGHFSSCFEFNNDDLTEAGVDEDEDLTTCLMSKFTAQRLRPVY